The Erythrobacter sp. Alg231-14 genome has a segment encoding these proteins:
- a CDS encoding ubiquinone/menaquinone biosynthesis methyltransferase: MTQSTTNAEETVSFGYEEVAPDEKTRRVGEVFTSVAKKYDIMNDAMSMGMHRGWKDRFVKRVKPQAGERILDMAGGTGDIAFRMTDRGADITVADINQDMLDVGAERAMERTETPDTGSLVFTCQNAEAVDFASNSFDAYTIVFGIRNVTFKDKALAEAHRVLRPGGRFYCMEFSTTEWAGFKEIYDVYSDKVMPRMGQAIAGDADSYRYLAESIRRFPKMSEFESMIRTAGFVNTKVESILGGAVAIHSGWKI, encoded by the coding sequence ATGACTCAAAGCACCACAAACGCAGAAGAAACAGTCTCCTTCGGCTACGAAGAGGTCGCCCCGGATGAAAAGACCCGCCGCGTGGGCGAGGTTTTCACCAGCGTGGCCAAGAAATACGACATTATGAACGATGCGATGTCGATGGGTATGCATCGCGGATGGAAAGACCGTTTCGTCAAACGGGTAAAGCCGCAAGCCGGTGAGCGCATTTTGGATATGGCCGGTGGAACAGGCGACATCGCTTTCCGCATGACGGATCGCGGCGCGGATATTACGGTGGCCGATATCAATCAGGATATGTTGGATGTCGGGGCCGAACGCGCGATGGAGCGGACGGAAACGCCGGATACAGGCAGCCTGGTATTCACCTGTCAGAACGCCGAAGCCGTCGATTTCGCCAGCAATTCGTTCGATGCGTATACGATCGTTTTTGGCATCAGGAACGTGACATTTAAAGATAAAGCCTTAGCCGAGGCGCATCGCGTTCTGCGGCCCGGTGGCCGATTTTACTGTATGGAATTTTCGACGACGGAATGGGCGGGTTTCAAAGAAATCTACGATGTCTATTCTGACAAGGTGATGCCGCGGATGGGCCAGGCGATTGCCGGTGATGCAGATTCCTATCGCTATTTGGCCGAATCTATCCGTCGCTTCCCCAAGATGAGCGAATTTGAAAGCATGATCCGCACAGCCGGGTTCGTGAACACAAAGGTTGAAAGCATCCTTGGCGGTGCGGTCGCGATCCATTCGGGATGGAAAATTTAG
- the mutM gene encoding bifunctional DNA-formamidopyrimidine glycosylase/DNA-(apurinic or apyrimidinic site) lyase — protein MPELPEVETTVRGLARFMDGERIERVVLNRPNLRRPFPDDLIQVMTGARVVGLSRRAKYGLIHVDRGSTLVFHLGMSGRWRIDPEEPDKHDHMVMETADHQFALCDPRRFGSVDLLNSDELDRWPQFANLGPEPLGPGLTAAHLKTALKGKSQSIKLCLLDQRIVAGLGNIYVCEALWRAGIHPRKAGGKVTRPQLERLIPVIVDVLEASIKDGGSSLRDYAAPDGELGYFATRFDVYGRTGEPCRRDNCGTIRRIAQGGRSTWYCPTCQK, from the coding sequence ATGCCGGAACTACCAGAAGTCGAAACCACCGTTCGGGGCCTGGCGCGGTTCATGGATGGAGAGCGAATCGAGCGGGTGGTGTTGAACCGTCCCAATTTGCGGCGCCCATTCCCCGATGACCTTATTCAAGTGATGACGGGCGCGCGGGTTGTAGGCCTATCGCGCAGGGCGAAATATGGCCTCATCCATGTTGATCGCGGTTCCACCTTGGTTTTCCATTTGGGCATGAGCGGGCGATGGAGGATCGATCCGGAAGAACCGGACAAGCATGATCATATGGTCATGGAAACCGCAGACCATCAATTCGCCCTTTGCGATCCCCGCCGGTTCGGGTCGGTCGATCTTCTCAACAGCGACGAACTGGACCGATGGCCCCAATTCGCAAATCTCGGTCCCGAGCCTCTGGGCCCTGGTTTGACCGCCGCGCATCTTAAGACGGCGCTCAAAGGAAAGTCGCAATCGATCAAACTGTGCCTGCTCGATCAACGAATCGTCGCAGGCCTTGGCAACATATATGTCTGCGAGGCTTTATGGCGCGCAGGCATTCATCCGCGAAAGGCAGGCGGCAAAGTCACTCGCCCGCAATTGGAACGTTTGATCCCGGTCATCGTCGATGTGCTGGAGGCGTCGATCAAAGACGGCGGATCCTCGTTGCGCGATTACGCCGCACCGGATGGTGAACTGGGTTACTTCGCCACCCGCTTCGACGTATATGGGCGGACGGGAGAGCCTTGTCGGCGCGACAATTGCGGCACGATCCGACGAATCGCGCAAGGCGGTCGCAGCACATGGTATTGCCCGACCTGCCAAAAGTAA
- the rpsT gene encoding 30S ribosomal protein S20, translating into MANSPQARKRIRRNNARAEINGARVSRIRGFVKKVEAACEAGDKTAASAALKAAQPELARGVARGVMHKNTVARKMSRLSKRVAAL; encoded by the coding sequence ATGGCCAATTCGCCACAAGCCCGTAAGCGCATCCGTCGCAACAACGCCCGAGCCGAGATCAACGGTGCTCGCGTAAGCCGCATCCGCGGTTTCGTGAAAAAAGTCGAAGCCGCTTGCGAAGCCGGTGACAAAACCGCTGCTTCGGCTGCTTTGAAAGCCGCCCAACCTGAGTTGGCACGCGGCGTTGCCCGCGGTGTGATGCACAAGAACACGGTCGCTCGCAAAATGTCGCGCCTGAGCAAGCGGGTCGCCGCTCTCTGA
- the dnaA gene encoding chromosomal replication initiator protein DnaA has product MGHKINKARTTRGGSDDDLMEDAESVNLAADWADISQGLRKDLGHQLHSQWIKPIQVGGINKENGTLDLFLPTEFSANWVKDRFHERLQLAWKIVRSDVRNVNIQVHPGRRQLPELRIDDGRRPANDGASAIAVAAGTIGDAGFTSSVGLDPSLTFAAFVTGEANVLACNAAQRMAATEQPQFSPLYLKAATGQGKTHLLHAIGHGFLQAHPRARIFYCSAERFMVEFVQALKANQMIEFKARLRSFDLLLVDDIQFIIGKASAQEELLYTIDALLAEGKRLVFAADRAPQALDGVEPRLLSRLSMGLVADIQAADIELRKKILESKLQRFAPLSVPEDVIDFLARTITRNVRELVGGLNKLIAYAQLTGQEVSLNLAEEQLTDILSANRRRITIDEIQRTVCQFYRIDRSEMSSKRRARAVVRPRQVAMYLSKVLTPRSYPEIGRKFGGRDHSTVIHAVRLIEDLRTRDADMDGDVRSLLRQLES; this is encoded by the coding sequence ATGGGACATAAAATTAACAAAGCCCGCACCACTCGCGGCGGCTCGGATGATGATCTTATGGAAGATGCAGAGTCGGTAAACCTTGCAGCCGATTGGGCTGATATCAGCCAGGGTCTGCGCAAAGATCTCGGTCACCAATTGCACAGTCAGTGGATTAAACCGATTCAGGTTGGCGGCATCAACAAAGAGAACGGCACGCTCGATCTCTTTTTGCCGACCGAATTTTCGGCCAATTGGGTGAAAGATCGCTTTCATGAGCGGCTTCAGCTCGCGTGGAAAATTGTGCGCAGCGATGTGCGCAATGTGAACATTCAAGTTCATCCCGGTCGGCGCCAGCTTCCAGAGTTGCGGATTGACGACGGTCGTCGTCCCGCCAATGACGGCGCCAGCGCGATTGCGGTTGCCGCCGGCACCATTGGTGACGCTGGCTTCACCAGCTCGGTCGGGCTTGATCCATCGCTCACATTCGCTGCATTCGTGACCGGTGAGGCCAATGTCCTCGCTTGCAACGCGGCGCAGCGCATGGCCGCGACCGAACAACCCCAATTTTCACCGCTGTATCTGAAAGCCGCCACCGGTCAGGGCAAGACACACCTTCTGCACGCGATCGGGCATGGCTTTCTTCAAGCGCATCCGCGTGCGCGCATTTTCTACTGCTCCGCCGAACGGTTCATGGTGGAATTTGTTCAAGCGCTCAAAGCGAATCAGATGATCGAGTTTAAGGCGCGTTTGCGCAGCTTCGATCTTTTGCTGGTGGATGACATCCAGTTCATCATCGGCAAAGCATCGGCTCAAGAAGAGCTGCTGTACACGATTGATGCGCTGCTCGCCGAAGGGAAGCGGTTAGTCTTCGCCGCCGATCGTGCGCCGCAAGCTCTTGATGGCGTAGAACCGCGTTTGTTGAGCCGTCTGTCGATGGGGTTGGTCGCCGATATTCAGGCCGCTGATATCGAATTGCGCAAGAAGATCCTCGAATCAAAACTGCAACGGTTTGCGCCGCTGTCGGTACCCGAAGACGTGATCGACTTTCTTGCTCGGACCATCACACGCAATGTTCGTGAATTGGTGGGCGGTCTCAACAAGCTGATCGCTTACGCCCAATTGACCGGCCAAGAAGTGTCGTTGAATCTGGCTGAAGAACAATTGACCGATATTTTGTCGGCCAATCGTCGCCGGATCACGATCGACGAAATTCAGCGGACGGTTTGTCAATTCTACCGCATCGATCGCAGCGAAATGTCATCGAAACGCCGCGCGCGTGCCGTTGTTCGCCCGCGTCAGGTCGCGATGTATCTGTCAAAAGTGCTCACACCGCGCAGCTATCCCGAAATTGGCCGTAAGTTCGGCGGCCGGGATCATTCCACGGTGATCCATGCAGTGCGTTTGATCGAAGATTTGCGCACCCGTGATGCCGATATGGACGGCGATGTCCGTTCATTGCTGAGACAATTGGAAAGCTAA
- a CDS encoding DUF983 domain-containing protein — protein sequence MAIPQPSPLGSDGAIDLPIAALPALMRGIKGRCPRCAKAKLFRAWIKPVDQCSVCHHDWSVQQADDFPAYIGIFVVGHLLAPVVIAMIGTFGVSAWLTLAIILPIAIVMLIAMLQPVKGGVIALLWWWGVGAFTPERRPTEHIEEDNPS from the coding sequence ATGGCAATTCCACAGCCTTCTCCACTGGGGTCTGACGGTGCAATCGATCTACCGATTGCGGCGCTCCCTGCATTGATGCGGGGGATCAAGGGGCGTTGCCCACGCTGTGCAAAGGCAAAACTGTTCCGCGCCTGGATCAAGCCGGTAGACCAATGCAGCGTGTGTCATCACGATTGGTCGGTGCAACAGGCCGATGATTTTCCGGCCTATATCGGGATATTTGTGGTTGGCCACCTCTTGGCCCCTGTCGTTATTGCGATGATCGGGACATTCGGCGTTTCGGCTTGGTTGACCCTTGCGATCATTTTGCCGATCGCCATCGTCATGCTGATCGCCATGCTCCAACCGGTGAAAGGTGGCGTCATCGCCTTGCTTTGGTGGTGGGGAGTCGGTGCGTTCACGCCGGAGCGAAGGCCAACTGAACACATTGAAGAAGACAACCCATCATGA
- a CDS encoding ThiF family adenylyltransferase: MTLSPARLDRFARHIVLPEIGGAGQVALADKHVAVIGLGGIGSPALQYLAGAGIGKFTLVDDDVVDASNLQRQTIFTARDIGHGKATSARRWMANFDDALNVTLSDGRITADTAPDLIAGVDLVIDGTDNFATRLAVSDTCVAERVPLLSAAVGRFQGQVGAFAGHLAGQSCYRCFVGDAFDAEDCDTCAEDGMLGAMAGWTGSFAAMQAVRILLAGVSRFGQPMWGKLHILDGMQPGMRTLTIAKDPACKRCG, encoded by the coding sequence ATGACGCTTTCTCCCGCCCGCCTCGATCGATTTGCCCGCCATATTGTGCTGCCCGAAATTGGCGGCGCGGGCCAGGTCGCCTTGGCGGACAAACATGTCGCTGTGATCGGGCTTGGTGGGATCGGATCACCGGCTCTGCAATATCTCGCCGGAGCTGGCATTGGAAAATTTACGCTTGTCGATGACGACGTGGTCGATGCGTCCAATCTTCAACGACAAACAATCTTCACCGCTCGCGACATCGGTCACGGCAAAGCGACGAGCGCGCGCCGTTGGATGGCGAATTTTGACGATGCGTTGAACGTTACATTGAGCGATGGCCGGATCACCGCCGACACAGCACCCGATTTGATCGCTGGTGTTGATCTTGTGATTGATGGCACGGACAATTTCGCCACGCGACTTGCGGTTTCGGATACGTGTGTCGCTGAGCGGGTCCCGCTTTTGTCGGCCGCAGTTGGCCGCTTTCAAGGACAGGTTGGTGCCTTTGCAGGGCACTTGGCCGGGCAATCGTGTTACCGTTGCTTTGTCGGCGATGCCTTTGATGCCGAGGATTGCGACACTTGCGCCGAAGACGGCATGCTGGGTGCAATGGCAGGGTGGACGGGCAGCTTTGCCGCGATGCAGGCGGTCCGCATCCTGCTCGCCGGGGTCAGCCGCTTTGGTCAGCCAATGTGGGGCAAGCTGCATATCCTCGACGGAATGCAGCCCGGCATGCGCACGCTTACAATCGCCAAAGACCCTGCCTGCAAAAGATGCGGATGA
- the yaaA gene encoding peroxide stress protein YaaA — translation MITLLSPAKKLNFDSVDAPLDITRPRLDEDTRAIAAVAKKQSADDLKRLMHISDKLAEMNVERFKSFDLDGRSNSAKPAGLTFDGDVYWGLEAKSLDDAALTYAQDHLRILSGLYGVLRPMDAIQPYRLEMGTRLANPRGKSLYDFWGSRIGEQLTQDLSGHADQTIVNLASTEYFKAVDTSVLPGKVIEASFLNVKDGEARRLMYHVKFGRGLMARWIMENRIENADDLKSFNGGGYRFDAKASNETELIFTRKQPPLKKK, via the coding sequence ATGATCACCCTCCTCTCTCCGGCTAAGAAGCTCAATTTTGACTCTGTCGACGCCCCGCTCGACATCACACGCCCGCGATTGGACGAAGACACGCGCGCGATTGCAGCGGTGGCGAAAAAGCAATCGGCTGATGATCTCAAACGTTTGATGCACATCTCGGATAAGCTCGCCGAGATGAATGTAGAACGATTCAAAAGCTTTGATCTGGATGGGCGCAGCAATTCGGCCAAGCCCGCCGGTCTCACCTTTGATGGCGATGTCTACTGGGGCTTAGAAGCGAAGAGTTTGGATGATGCCGCGCTTACCTACGCTCAGGACCATTTGCGGATCCTATCGGGCCTTTATGGTGTGCTTCGTCCGATGGACGCAATCCAGCCTTATCGGCTGGAAATGGGCACGAGATTGGCCAATCCGCGAGGCAAATCGCTGTATGATTTCTGGGGTAGTCGGATTGGCGAGCAACTGACCCAAGACCTGTCAGGACACGCCGATCAAACGATCGTGAACCTTGCGTCGACCGAGTATTTCAAGGCAGTCGACACCTCGGTTTTACCGGGCAAGGTTATCGAAGCCAGTTTCCTCAATGTGAAAGACGGTGAAGCCCGCCGGCTGATGTACCATGTCAAATTTGGACGCGGATTGATGGCGCGTTGGATCATGGAGAACCGGATTGAGAATGCCGATGACCTGAAGTCCTTCAACGGCGGAGGCTATCGTTTTGATGCCAAAGCATCGAACGAGACCGAACTGATTTTCACGCGCAAACAACCACCTTTGAAGAAAAAATAG
- a CDS encoding Sir2 family NAD-dependent protein deacetylase, producing the protein MTDQPKSIVILTGAGISAESGIDTFRDAGGLWEKHQVEDVATPEGFARDPDLVLGFYDLRRAALGKVHPNEAHRALARLEREFPGELLLVTQNVDDLHERGGSDRVLHMHGELKSALCQSCGIRTPWDAAMSNRPPCPVCQAPTLRPDVVWFGEMPYQMERIYAALSQCDLFVSIGTSGAVYPAAGFVQDARAARAATLELNLEPSEGTHHFTEARHGPAGELVPQWVDEVLGG; encoded by the coding sequence ATGACCGATCAACCCAAATCCATCGTCATCCTCACTGGCGCCGGCATCTCGGCAGAAAGTGGGATCGACACGTTCAGAGACGCCGGCGGCCTCTGGGAGAAGCACCAGGTTGAGGATGTGGCCACACCCGAGGGTTTCGCTCGAGATCCAGATCTTGTGCTCGGCTTTTATGACTTGCGTCGGGCGGCTTTGGGGAAAGTGCATCCCAACGAAGCGCATCGCGCCTTAGCCCGGTTGGAGCGGGAATTTCCGGGCGAGCTTTTGTTGGTGACGCAGAATGTAGACGACCTACATGAACGCGGCGGCTCTGATCGTGTGCTTCATATGCATGGAGAATTGAAAAGCGCCTTGTGCCAATCCTGTGGGATAAGAACCCCTTGGGATGCGGCGATGTCTAACCGGCCCCCATGCCCGGTTTGCCAGGCGCCAACATTGCGCCCCGATGTGGTTTGGTTCGGGGAAATGCCGTATCAGATGGAGCGGATTTACGCCGCGCTGTCGCAGTGCGACCTGTTTGTAAGCATTGGCACATCGGGTGCGGTCTATCCTGCGGCTGGCTTTGTGCAGGATGCCCGCGCGGCCCGAGCAGCCACACTGGAACTCAATCTCGAGCCCTCAGAGGGCACGCATCACTTCACCGAGGCGCGCCATGGCCCAGCGGGTGAATTGGTGCCTCAATGGGTGGATGAGGTGTTGGGCGGATAG